In one window of Helianthus annuus cultivar XRQ/B chromosome 17, HanXRQr2.0-SUNRISE, whole genome shotgun sequence DNA:
- the LOC110926347 gene encoding myb family transcription factor PHL8 isoform X2, with protein MDHQHIQNQDFNLVLSSDAKPRLKWTSELHKRFVDAVALLGGPEKATPKSLMRVMSIHGLTLYHLKSHLQKYRLGKIQPSPTSSGNMQEEFADDHKSDITSTDHNDETPNQINDLKIAQALQMQMEVQRKLHEQTEVQRHLQLRIEAQGRYLQSVLRKAQDTLAGYDSSVIEVEVAKAELSQLVSMVDNGCPDLKHNLEENPKPKSSLESCLTSSESSGRIENDNLISSSMEMTGISNFGCGRKRSGSTDSDGNCCKRLQKDSKSKRFDLNSQCVNDFDFESKSNTLDLNC; from the exons ATGGATCATCAGCATATTCAAAATCAAGATTTTAATCTGGTTTTATCGAGCGATGCTAAACCGAGACTCAAGTGGACTTCTGAGCTTCATAAGCGTTTTGTCGATGCAGTCGCTCTGCTTGGAGGCCCGGAGA AAGCAACGCCAAAATCTTTGATGAGGGTGATGAGCATTCATGGGCTTACTTTGTACCACCTAAAGAGTCATTTACAG AAATATAGGCTGGGAAAGATTCAACCATCACCGACTAGCAGCGGAAATATGCAAGAAG AGTTTGCGGATGATCATAAGAGTGATATCACTAGTACTGATCATAACGATGAAACCCCGAATCAGATTAACGA CTTAAAGATTGCTCAAGCTCTACAGATGCAAATGGAAGTACAAAGGAAACTTCATGAACAAACAGAG GTACAAAGACATTTGCAGCTAAGAATCGAGGCGCAAGGAAGGTATTTACAGTCAGTTTTAAGAAAAGCACAAGACACACTTGCAGGGTATGATTCATCTGTCATAGAAGTGGAAGTAGCAAAAGCTGAGCTGTCACAACTAGTTTCCATGGTAGATAACGGGTGCCCGGATTTAAAACATAATCTTGAAGAAAACCCGAAACCGAAATCATCATTAGAAAGCTGTTTGACATCATCCGAGAGTTCGGGAAGAATTGAAAACGATAATCTTATTTCGTCGTCCATGGAGATGACTGGAATTAGTAATTTTGGGTGTGGAAGGAAGAGAAGTGGGAGTACAGATTCAGATGGTAATTGTTGTAAAAGATTACAGAAAGATAGTAAGAGTAAGAGGTTTGATTTGAATAGTCAGTGTGTGAATGACTTTGACTTTGAGTCAAAGTCAAACACACTAGATTTGAACTGCTAA
- the LOC110926347 gene encoding myb family transcription factor PHL8 isoform X1: protein MDHQHIQNQDFNLVLSSDAKPRLKWTSELHKRFVDAVALLGGPEKATPKSLMRVMSIHGLTLYHLKSHLQKYRLGKIQPSPTSSGNMQEEFADDHKSDITSTDHNDETPNQINESLKIAQALQMQMEVQRKLHEQTEVQRHLQLRIEAQGRYLQSVLRKAQDTLAGYDSSVIEVEVAKAELSQLVSMVDNGCPDLKHNLEENPKPKSSLESCLTSSESSGRIENDNLISSSMEMTGISNFGCGRKRSGSTDSDGNCCKRLQKDSKSKRFDLNSQCVNDFDFESKSNTLDLNC, encoded by the exons ATGGATCATCAGCATATTCAAAATCAAGATTTTAATCTGGTTTTATCGAGCGATGCTAAACCGAGACTCAAGTGGACTTCTGAGCTTCATAAGCGTTTTGTCGATGCAGTCGCTCTGCTTGGAGGCCCGGAGA AAGCAACGCCAAAATCTTTGATGAGGGTGATGAGCATTCATGGGCTTACTTTGTACCACCTAAAGAGTCATTTACAG AAATATAGGCTGGGAAAGATTCAACCATCACCGACTAGCAGCGGAAATATGCAAGAAG AGTTTGCGGATGATCATAAGAGTGATATCACTAGTACTGATCATAACGATGAAACCCCGAATCAGATTAACGA AAGCTTAAAGATTGCTCAAGCTCTACAGATGCAAATGGAAGTACAAAGGAAACTTCATGAACAAACAGAG GTACAAAGACATTTGCAGCTAAGAATCGAGGCGCAAGGAAGGTATTTACAGTCAGTTTTAAGAAAAGCACAAGACACACTTGCAGGGTATGATTCATCTGTCATAGAAGTGGAAGTAGCAAAAGCTGAGCTGTCACAACTAGTTTCCATGGTAGATAACGGGTGCCCGGATTTAAAACATAATCTTGAAGAAAACCCGAAACCGAAATCATCATTAGAAAGCTGTTTGACATCATCCGAGAGTTCGGGAAGAATTGAAAACGATAATCTTATTTCGTCGTCCATGGAGATGACTGGAATTAGTAATTTTGGGTGTGGAAGGAAGAGAAGTGGGAGTACAGATTCAGATGGTAATTGTTGTAAAAGATTACAGAAAGATAGTAAGAGTAAGAGGTTTGATTTGAATAGTCAGTGTGTGAATGACTTTGACTTTGAGTCAAAGTCAAACACACTAGATTTGAACTGCTAA